Within bacterium, the genomic segment TACCTGCGGCGCCTGCCGACCGCCGCCCACGAGGACAGCCTCGTGCTGAGCCTGCAGATCGAGTCGCGCGTCGACGACTTCATGCGCGAGCTGCCGCGGCTCGTCGCGGCCTATCCCCGCAACCCCGCCGGCGACGCCGACCGCGAGCTGGCCCGGGTCGTCGAACGCATCTGCGGGCGCATCGTGCCCGTCGTGCTGCACATGGTGGGCGAACGCCGCGCCCGGATCGACGCGCTGCGCGAACACCGCGGCGGCCTGGCCGCCAAGGACCGGGCCGAACTGGAAGGGGAGATCGTCCGGCTGCAGGTGCGGCTCGACCGGGTCACGGCCTTCCTCGGCGAACTCCTGCACGACATGCAGCAGGCCGGACTCGCCACGGCCCCCCATCGGCCCCGCTACCACGCCATGCTCGCGGGCCGGGCCGACGAGCTCATGGGCCGCATCCTGCTCGACACCCGCCGCCTGACCGACCTCAAGGACCGCCTCAAGGTCGACGCCGGCAACGCCGACCTGCCCCTGCTGCAGGCGGCCGTCCGCAAGAGCCTCGAGGCGAACACGGCGAGCCTGCGCCAGGTCGTCGACCTGATGAAGGACGAGGGCCTGCCCGTGGCCGTGCACCAGGCCCAGCTCCTGACGACCACGCAGGATCTCGCTTCCGGTCTGCTCGACGCCCGCGCCACCGCGACCATCCTGCGCGGCATGTGGCTGCGGGGCCTGGAGTGGCTGCGCGAGAACGGCCCGTCGTGGGCCGTGAAGATCCTGGTCTTCGTGGTCATCGTCGCCATCGGGCGCCTGCTCGGCAGCCTCGTGCGCAAGGCCGTGGCCAAGAGTCTCGAACGCGGACGCTTCCGCCTCTCGCAGCTGCTGCAGCGCACCATCGTCTCGACGGCCCACAACGCGGTGGTGCTGATCGCCGTCGTCATCGGGCTCGGCCAGCTCGGCCTCGACCTGGGCCCGCTGCTCGCCGGCTTCGGCGTCGTCGGCTTCATCCTCGGCTTCGCCATGCAGGACAGCCTCTCCAATTTCGCGGCCGGCCTGATGATCCTCTTCTACCGCCCCTACGACGTGGGCGATCTGGTCGACATCAGCGGCGTCTTCGGCAAGGTCGAGCACATGAGCCTGGTCTCCACCAGCATCCTGACCCTCGACAACCAGAAGCTGGTGGTGCCCAACAGCAAGATCTGGGGCGACGTCATCAAGAACGTCACCGACCAACGCATCCGGCGCGTCGACATGACCTTCGGCATCAGCTACCGCGACGACATCCCGCACGCCGAGCGGGTGCTCGAAAGCATCCTGGCCGAGCACGACAAGGTGCTCGCCGATCCGGAGCCCATGGTGAAGCTGCACACGCTGAACGAGTCGTCGGTGGACTTCGTGGTGCGGCCCTGGGTGAACACGGCCGACTACTGGGACGTGTACTGGGACGTGACGCGCGCGGTGAAGATGCGCTTCGACGCCGAGGGCATCTCGATCCCGTTCCCGCAGCGGGACGTGCATCTGTACCCGACGGCCGGTGC encodes:
- a CDS encoding mechanosensitive ion channel family protein, producing MRELPRLVAAYPRNPAGDADRELARVVERICGRIVPVVLHMVGERRARIDALREHRGGLAAKDRAELEGEIVRLQVRLDRVTAFLGELLHDMQQAGLATAPHRPRYHAMLAGRADELMGRILLDTRRLTDLKDRLKVDAGNADLPLLQAAVRKSLEANTASLRQVVDLMKDEGLPVAVHQAQLLTTTQDLASGLLDARATATILRGMWLRGLEWLRENGPSWAVKILVFVVIVAIGRLLGSLVRKAVAKSLERGRFRLSQLLQRTIVSTAHNAVVLIAVVIGLGQLGLDLGPLLAGFGVVGFILGFAMQDSLSNFAAGLMILFYRPYDVGDLVDISGVFGKVEHMSLVSTSILTLDNQKLVVPNSKIWGDVIKNVTDQRIRRVDMTFGISYRDDIPHAERVLESILAEHDKVLADPEPMVKLHTLNESSVDFVVRPWVNTADYWDVYWDVTRAVKMRFDAEGISIPFPQRDVHLYPTAGADDGGKDAAAPPA